A portion of the Planctomycetota bacterium genome contains these proteins:
- a CDS encoding excinuclease ABC subunit UvrB produces the protein MHRPFEVVAPFEPTGDQPGAIEQLTRDLGAGRPYVTLLGATGTGKTFTMAHVIARLGKPTLILSHNKTLAAQLFEELREFLPKNSVNYFVSYYDYYQPEAYIPQRDIYIEKDSSRNDDLDQLRLQATSNILARRDTVVVASVSCIFGLGSPLAYGQRVLTMTKGSRIDRRSFLLALAGMQYQRTDIEWKRGQYRVRGDAIDVWPAYEKYAVHVELFGDEIDRIDLINPASGEILAEERQFFLFPAVHYVMPEEQMQAALAAIRAELDERVMHFRSQGKLLEAQRILSRTKFDLELLEETGTCPGIENYSRFMDGRMPGERPYTLLDYFDFAPPAGGVSAFASSPETLAAEGVRGYRSTDTDRPAAEKMPRPNLGDWLLIIDESHVTMPQVRAMFNGDRARKDVLVEHGFRLPSALDNRPLRFEEFESVVPRMMFVSATPGPWELEKSGGVVAEQVIRPTGLLDPEVEIRPTKGQVPDLLERCQQRVASGERVLVTALTKRICEDLAGYLAEKGLRVRYLHSDIETLDRMQILTDLRLGNFDILVGVNLLREGLDLPEVSLVAILDADKEGFLRSPTSLIQLMGRAARNVNGRVVMYADEMTPAMRHALDETDRRRAKQVAYNTAHGITPKTIMKEVRRGLEAELSARKTARASFEKAEPEHDIAELMKTMEEEMVKAAQSLEFEKAASIRDQMMRLRKRAGELERSGLPTRARKSDYEEGERAGPSPRGTPGQPGTRKGRRKR, from the coding sequence ATGCACCGCCCGTTCGAGGTTGTCGCGCCGTTCGAGCCCACGGGGGACCAGCCCGGCGCGATCGAGCAGTTGACGCGTGATCTCGGGGCTGGCAGGCCGTACGTGACGCTGCTGGGCGCCACGGGCACGGGCAAGACCTTCACGATGGCGCACGTGATCGCGCGGCTGGGAAAGCCGACGCTGATCCTGAGCCACAACAAGACGCTGGCGGCGCAGCTCTTCGAGGAACTCCGCGAGTTTCTGCCGAAGAACAGCGTGAACTACTTCGTGTCGTACTACGACTACTACCAGCCCGAGGCGTACATCCCGCAGCGCGACATCTACATCGAGAAGGACAGCTCGCGCAACGACGACCTCGACCAGCTCCGCCTGCAGGCGACCAGCAACATCCTGGCGCGCCGTGACACGGTCGTCGTCGCCAGCGTGTCGTGCATCTTCGGCCTGGGCTCGCCCCTCGCGTACGGGCAGCGGGTGCTGACGATGACGAAGGGCTCGCGCATCGACCGGCGTTCGTTCCTGCTCGCGCTCGCGGGCATGCAGTACCAGCGGACCGACATCGAGTGGAAGCGCGGGCAGTACCGCGTGCGGGGCGACGCGATCGACGTGTGGCCCGCGTACGAGAAGTACGCCGTGCACGTCGAGCTCTTCGGCGACGAGATCGACCGCATCGACCTCATCAACCCCGCGAGCGGGGAGATCCTCGCGGAGGAGCGCCAGTTCTTCCTGTTCCCGGCGGTGCACTACGTGATGCCCGAGGAGCAGATGCAGGCGGCGCTGGCGGCGATCCGCGCGGAGCTCGACGAGCGCGTGATGCACTTCCGCTCGCAGGGCAAGCTGCTGGAGGCGCAGCGGATCCTGAGCCGCACGAAGTTCGACCTGGAACTGCTCGAAGAGACGGGCACGTGCCCGGGGATCGAGAACTACTCGCGCTTCATGGACGGGCGGATGCCGGGCGAGCGCCCGTACACGCTGCTGGACTACTTCGACTTCGCGCCGCCGGCGGGGGGCGTGTCGGCGTTCGCGTCGTCGCCCGAGACGCTGGCGGCGGAGGGCGTGCGGGGCTATCGCTCGACGGACACCGACCGCCCGGCGGCGGAGAAGATGCCCCGCCCGAACCTGGGCGACTGGCTGCTGATCATCGACGAGAGCCACGTGACCATGCCGCAGGTGCGCGCGATGTTCAACGGCGACCGCGCGCGCAAGGACGTGCTGGTGGAGCACGGGTTCCGGCTGCCGAGCGCGCTGGACAACCGCCCGCTGCGGTTCGAGGAGTTCGAGAGCGTGGTGCCGCGGATGATGTTCGTGAGCGCGACGCCCGGGCCGTGGGAACTCGAGAAGTCCGGGGGCGTCGTCGCCGAGCAGGTGATCCGCCCGACGGGCCTCCTCGACCCCGAAGTGGAGATCCGCCCCACGAAGGGCCAGGTGCCCGACCTGCTGGAGCGCTGCCAGCAGCGCGTGGCGAGCGGGGAGCGCGTGCTGGTGACGGCCCTGACGAAGCGCATCTGCGAGGACCTCGCGGGCTACCTCGCCGAGAAGGGCCTGCGCGTGCGCTACCTGCACAGCGACATCGAGACGCTGGACCGCATGCAGATCCTGACGGACCTGCGCCTGGGCAACTTCGACATCCTCGTGGGCGTCAACCTGCTGCGCGAGGGGCTGGACCTGCCCGAGGTCTCGCTCGTCGCGATCCTCGACGCCGACAAGGAGGGGTTCCTGCGCTCGCCCACGAGCCTGATCCAGTTGATGGGCCGGGCGGCCCGCAACGTCAACGGGCGCGTCGTGATGTACGCCGACGAGATGACCCCCGCGATGCGCCACGCGCTCGACGAGACCGACCGCCGGCGCGCCAAGCAGGTCGCGTACAACACGGCCCACGGCATCACGCCCAAGACAATCATGAAAGAAGTGCGCCGGGGCCTGGAGGCGGAGCTTTCGGCCCGCAAGACGGCCCGGGCATCGTTCGAGAAGGCCGAGCCCGAGCACGACATCGCGGAACTCATGAAGACGATGGAAGAGGAGATGGTGAAGGCGGCGCAGTCGCTGGAGTTCGAGAAGGCCGCGTCGATCCGCGATCAGATGATGCGCCTGCGCAAGCGCGCGGGCGAGCTGGAGCGCAGCGGGCTGCCGACGCGGGCGCGCAAGTCCGACTACGAAGAAGGCGAGCGGGCCGGCCCGTCGCCCCGCGGCACGCCCGGCCAACCCGGCACGCGCAAAGGGCGGCGGAAGCGGTAG
- a CDS encoding zinc ribbon domain-containing protein: MKHSGLRHLLTTLPLATGATAVLLPLSFFTILLWYANVDAVFVGLCVFIVIIIPKPHGISVPAKFIASQFCTHGLCGRCGTPLDDRPVAPDGNRECPTCGHAWRPDRQATRSGSEPPKDDLCPGCGYLMVDLPSRRCPECGQLAAKATGAPMTLPRWDGCDDERTPVRVFLVRELHDRWEGSRLNSAIFDACCTHQLRYRLRVSGVVLLAGALGVGAVRLFAPGLPPGWWMVIAMSTFAGAVFPFLVPFPWRDRCDIALRRGVCPSCLTDLHTSGRRRGLMVRCAVCESAWLASRVKSSAR; the protein is encoded by the coding sequence TTGAAACACTCGGGGCTTCGACATCTGCTCACGACTCTGCCGCTGGCGACGGGGGCTACCGCGGTATTGCTGCCGCTCTCCTTCTTCACGATACTCTTGTGGTACGCGAACGTCGACGCGGTGTTCGTCGGCCTGTGCGTGTTCATTGTCATCATCATCCCGAAGCCTCACGGAATCAGTGTGCCGGCCAAGTTCATCGCGTCCCAGTTCTGCACGCACGGCCTGTGCGGGCGGTGCGGGACGCCCCTCGACGATCGGCCCGTCGCCCCCGATGGCAACCGGGAGTGCCCGACGTGCGGGCACGCGTGGCGACCGGATCGACAGGCAACCCGCAGCGGTTCGGAGCCGCCGAAAGACGACCTCTGCCCGGGTTGCGGGTACTTGATGGTCGATCTGCCCAGTCGGCGCTGCCCGGAATGCGGGCAACTCGCCGCGAAGGCGACGGGAGCGCCGATGACGCTTCCGCGCTGGGATGGTTGCGACGACGAGCGCACGCCCGTCCGCGTGTTCCTGGTGCGAGAGCTCCATGACAGGTGGGAAGGGTCACGGCTGAACTCGGCGATTTTCGACGCCTGCTGCACGCATCAGCTGCGATATCGACTGCGGGTGAGCGGCGTCGTGTTGCTCGCGGGTGCGCTCGGCGTCGGCGCCGTCAGGCTGTTCGCCCCGGGGCTGCCGCCCGGTTGGTGGATGGTCATCGCGATGAGCACGTTCGCCGGCGCTGTCTTCCCGTTTCTAGTGCCGTTCCCGTGGCGAGACCGATGCGACATCGCGCTGCGCAGGGGTGTGTGCCCCAGTTGCCTGACCGATCTTCACACGAGCGGGCGGCGGCGCGGGCTCATGGTCCGCTGTGCCGTGTGCGAGAGCGCGTGGCTCGCGTCCCGTGTGAAGTCGAGCGCCCGCTGA
- a CDS encoding DNA polymerase: MLRVLYIDMNSYFASVEQHFRPELRGKPIAVVPVEADTTSCIAASYPAKAYGVRTGTKVGDAKRMCPGLILVRGRPDLYVRVHHEVLAAIDTVLPVHAVHSIDECSCRLVEAERSPGAAEAIGHRVKRAITTRVGECLTSSVGVAPNRFLAKVAADLHKPDGLTILDDADIPARLLHLAITDLPGIGPKMRVRLDRAGVRTISDLYALDEAGLRRAWGSVVGAEWYYLLRGLPVNDPFDGPRPRRTIGHSHVLGPDSRDEHRARQVGVRLLTKVGQRARHLGYVAEWLTLSLRYLRSREDRLHAPDSGPPERWHDRASLAGAADAEALLRAFASMWARRPPGHLLQIGVTLHDLARREAATPSLFDAARRDGRLSSAIDRINQRFGADAVYPAAMHEARKSAPRRIAFGNIPDLGLPDLED; the protein is encoded by the coding sequence ATGCTCCGCGTCCTCTACATCGACATGAACTCCTACTTCGCCTCGGTGGAGCAGCACTTCCGCCCCGAGCTGCGCGGCAAGCCCATCGCCGTCGTCCCCGTCGAGGCCGACACCACCTCCTGCATCGCCGCCAGCTACCCCGCGAAGGCGTACGGCGTGCGCACCGGCACGAAGGTCGGCGACGCCAAGCGCATGTGCCCGGGGCTCATCCTCGTCCGTGGGCGCCCCGACCTGTACGTCCGCGTGCACCACGAGGTCCTCGCGGCGATCGACACCGTGCTGCCCGTGCACGCGGTGCACTCGATCGACGAGTGCTCGTGCCGCCTCGTCGAGGCCGAGCGTTCGCCCGGCGCGGCGGAGGCAATCGGGCATCGCGTCAAGCGCGCCATCACCACGCGCGTGGGCGAGTGCCTCACCTCGTCCGTGGGCGTGGCCCCCAACCGCTTCCTCGCGAAGGTCGCCGCCGACCTGCACAAGCCCGACGGCCTCACCATCCTCGACGACGCCGACATCCCCGCCCGCCTCCTGCACCTGGCGATCACCGACCTGCCCGGCATCGGCCCGAAGATGCGCGTGCGTCTTGATCGCGCGGGCGTGCGGACGATTTCCGATCTCTACGCCCTCGACGAAGCCGGGCTGCGGCGCGCCTGGGGCAGCGTGGTCGGCGCGGAGTGGTACTACCTGCTGCGCGGGCTGCCCGTGAACGACCCCTTCGACGGGCCGCGTCCGCGACGCACCATCGGGCACTCGCACGTGCTCGGCCCCGACAGCCGCGACGAGCATCGCGCCCGCCAGGTGGGCGTGCGCCTGCTCACGAAGGTCGGGCAGCGGGCGAGACACCTTGGTTACGTCGCCGAGTGGCTCACGCTCTCGCTGCGATACCTCCGCTCGCGCGAGGACCGGCTGCACGCGCCCGACTCGGGCCCGCCCGAACGCTGGCACGATCGCGCCTCGCTCGCGGGCGCGGCCGACGCCGAAGCGCTCCTCCGCGCCTTCGCGTCCATGTGGGCCAGACGCCCGCCCGGGCACCTGCTGCAGATCGGCGTCACGCTCCACGACCTCGCGCGGCGCGAGGCCGCCACGCCGTCGCTCTTTGACGCGGCCCGGCGCGACGGGCGTCTGTCGTCGGCGATCGACCGCA